TTATTTCATCAAGAATTACTGTACTGCGACAATCCGATCGTCGTTTACCTCAAGACGAATCGTTTTGCCTGGAATTAACTCTCCAGACAGGATTTGCTGCGCCAGCGGGTTTTCGATCTGCTGCTGGATTGCACGTTTCAACGGACGCGCCCCATACACCGGATCATAACCATTTGCGCTCAGCAGTTTCAGCGCTTCATCAGAGATGTGGATTTCATAGCCACGCTCTTCCAGACGTTTGTACAGACGCTGCAGTTGGATCTGCGCAATAGACGCGATGTGTTGTTCACCCAACGGATGGAATACCACAACCTCATCTATACGGTTGATGAATTCCGGGCGGAAGTTGTGACTCACCACACCTAACACCAGATCTTTCATATGGCTGTAGTCGAGATCGCCAAAGCGTTCCTGAATCAAATCGGAACCCAGGTTAGAGGTCATAATGACCACCGTATTACGGAAGTCGACCGTTCTCCCCTGTCCATCGGTCAGACGACCATCATCCAGTACCTGCAGAAGAATGTTGAACACATCAGGATGCGCTTTCTCAACTTCATCAAGCAGAATAACGGAATAAGGACGACGACGAACCGCTTCTGTCAGGTAGCCACCCTCTTCATAACCGACATATCCCGGAGGCGCACCCACCAGACGTGATACGGAGTGTTTCTCCATAAACTCGGACATGTCGATCCGCACCATCGCATCATCACTGTCAAACATAAAGTTTGCCAGCGCCTTACACAGCTCGGTTTTACCGACCCCGGTTGGGCCGAGGAACAGGAACGAGCCAATCGGGCGGTTTGGATCGGCAAGACCGGCACGGCTACGACGAATCGCATTCGATACGGCTTCGACCGCTTCATTCTGACCGATCACACGGCTATGTAACTCTTGCTCCATACGCAACAGTTTTTCGCGCTCGCCTTCCAGCATTCTCGCGACCGGAATACCGGTCCAGCGCGCCAGCACTTCGGCAATTTCCGCATCCGTCACTTTATTACGCAACAGACGCATGGTTTTACCTTCCGACTGCGTCGCGGCTTCCAGCTGTTTTTCCAGCTCAGGAATTTTACCGTATTGCAGTTCTGACATCCGCGCCAGATCGCCAACACGACGCGCCTGTTCAATAGCAATCTTCGCCTGTTCCAGCTCGGCTTTGATCGTTTGTGTTCCGGAGAGCGACGCTTTTTCCGCTTTCCACTCTTCTTCTAATTCAGAGTACTGACGCTCTTTATCATCCAGCTCTTCGTTAAGCATATCGAGGCGTTTTTTACTCGCCTCATCAGACTCTTTCATTAATGCCTGCTGCTCCAGCTTGAGCTGGATAATGCGGCGGTCGAGTCTGTCCAGTTCTTCCGGCTTAGAGTCAATCTGCATACGGATGCTGGATGCCGCTTCATCGATCAGGTCGATGGCTTTATCCGGCAACTGGCGATCGGCAATGTAACGATGAGACAGCGTGGCGGCCGCGACGATTGCCGGGTCAGTAATCTGCACATGGTGATGCAGTTCATAACGTTCTTTCAGACCACGCAGTATCGCAATGGTATCTTCCACTGACGGCTCAGCCACGAACACTTTCTGGAAACGACGTTCCAGCGCCGCATCTTTTTCGATGTACTGCCGATACTCGTCGAGCGTAGTCGCCCCTACGCAGTGCAGTTCCCCACGCGCCAGCGCCGGTTTCAGCATGTTCCCGGCATCCATTGCGCCATCCGCTTTACCTGCGCCCACCATGGTGTGCAATTCGTCGATAAACAGGATGACATTCCCTTCCTGTTTGGCAAGATCGTTGAGTACGCCTTTTAAGCGTTCTTCAAATTCACCGCGGTATTTTGCCCCTGCCACCAGCGCGCCCATATCCAGCGCCAGTACGCGACGGCCTTTTAACCCTTCAGGGACTTCACCATTAATGATTCGCTGTGCCAGTCCTTCAACAATCGCCGTTTTACCGACGCCAGGCTCACCGATTAACACCGGGTTGTTTTTTGTACGACGCTGCAGAACCTGAATGGTCCGGCGGATCTCTTCATCACGGCCGATAACCGGGTCAAGTTTGCCCTGCTCGGCACGCTCAGTCAGATCGACAGTGTATTTTTTCAAGGCCTGACGTTGGTCTTCAGCCCCCTGGTCGTTCACGCTTTCACCTCCACGCATTTGTTCAATTGCCTGAGTAATATTCGCGGTCGTTGCGCCAGCCGATTTCAGTAAATCGGGCAGTGTGCCACGCGACTCAAGCGCCGCCAGAACGAACAGTTCTGACGAAATAAAGTTGTCCCCTCGCTTTTGCGCCAGCTTGTCGCAAAGATTCAGAACACGCATCAGATCCTGAGAGGGCTGGACGTCGCCGCCAGTGCCTTCCACCTGCGGTAAACGACTCAGCGCCTGATCGATGGCGGTGCGTAACTGTCCGGCATTAATACCGGCAGAGGTTAATAAAGGACGTACCGATCCCCCTTCCTGATTCAGCAAGGCGCTCATTAAATGAAGAGGTTCGATGAATTGGTTGTCGTGCCCCAGTGCGAGCGACTGGGCATCGGCAAGAGCAAGCTGGAATTTGTTAGTAAGACGATCCAGACGCATAACTCCTCCCATAACAGGTCAAATTTGCTACTGGAGATTAAATGAGGTCATCCCTCAATTATTCAAGGTTATTGACCTGAATTATGTGAAAAGAAAATTACACGTACCGGATCGTCTTGATTCTTTAGGTTATATCAGCCAAATAAAACTTGCCATACGCCCCGTGGTCTTGTCGCGACGATAAGAGAAGAAAGTCTCATTTTCACTAAAAGTACAGCGGTCGCCGCCATAAATTTGCTCAACGCCGACATTTGCCAGGCGCTGACGGGCAAGCTGATAAATATTCGCCAGATATTTTTCGCCGTGAGGCTCAAAGGCTTCATGCGCATTAGTCTCTTTGGCGATAAACGCCTCGCGCACCTCAGGTCCGACTTCAAACGCCGCAGGACCAATCGCCGGGCCTAACCAGGCAAGAATATTTTCAGGCTTATCAGCAAAGCAGGCCACCGTCTCTTCCAGTACGCCTTCACATAATCCACGCCAGCCCGCATGGGCTGCCGCTACCTCCGTTCCTGCCCAATTACAAAAGAGTACGGGCAGACAGTCTGCCGTCATTACCGCACAAACGGTACCCGGCGTATTACTGTATGACGCATCCGCCCGTTTAGAGGCGTAAGGCTCGCCGGTCAGCTTCAGGACGTCTTTTCCATGCACCTGTTCCAGCCAGACCGGTTTTGAAGGCAGATTGCCCGCAGCAAACAGGCGTTTGCGGTTCTCTTCGACATGCTCCGGGTTATCGCCACAGTGGGCGCCCAGGTTTAAGGCATCATACGGCGGCAAACTCACACCACCGGTACGGGTCGAACTGCAGGCCGCCACACCGTTCGGCAGAGGCCACTGCGGGACAATAAGCTCACTCATAGCCAGGCCACATCATCCTTATGCTCTTCGAAATCCGCACGCATCGCGTCAATCAGTTCTACCATATCCTGTGGGATCGGCGCATGCCATTCCATTTCGATACCGGAAATCGGGTGATACAGACGCAGCATGGTGGCATGTAGCGCTTGACGGTCGAATTTACGCAATGTCGAGATAAATGCCTCCGACGCGCCTTTCGGCGGACGCGGACGGCCACCGTATACCTGATCGCCCACCAGCGGATGGGTAATATGCGCCATATGCACGCGGATCTGGTGCGTACGTCCGGTCTCCAGACGCAAGCGCAGACGCGTGTGCACACGGAAGTGTTCCATGATGCGATAGTGCGTGACCGCTGGTTTACCCATCGGATGCACCGCCATATGAGTACGCTTCGTCGGGTGACGGCTGATAGGTTCTTCCACCGTGCCGCCAGCCGTCATATGACCGATCGCTACCGCTTCGTATTCACGGGTAATCTCACGCAGTTGCAGCGCTTCCACCAGCCGCGTTTGCGCCGGAACGGTTTTCGCAACCACCATCAGCCCGGTGGTGTCTTTATCCAGGCGATGGACAATACCTGCGCGTGGAACATCAGCAATTGGCGGATAATAATGCAGTAATGCATTCAGAACCGTGCCGTCCGGGTTGCCCGCGCCAGGATGAACAACCAGATCGCGTGGCTTGTTGATAACAATGATGTCATCATCTTCATAAACGATATCCAGTGGGATATCCTGAGGCTCGAAGCGGATTTCTTCATCGATTTCAGCATCGATGGCGATCCGTTCTCCGCCTAACACTTTTTCTTTTGGTTTGTCGCAAAGTTTACCGTTGACCAGCACGCGCCGATCAAGAATCCAATCTTTTATGCGCGATCGCGAATAATCAGGGAACATTTCGGCCAAAGCTTGATCTAAGCGTTGACCGAGTTGATTTTCGGATACCGTTGCGGTGAGTTGTACTCGTTGTGCCATATACAGCTTCTTCGTTTAACGTTGGGTTTTACGGCTTTGCCGTTTAATATAGTGTGCTATTGTAGCTGGTCTTAACCGGGAGCAGGAACAGAGAATCTCCCGTAAAACATTTTGAGGAAAGTCAAAACGTCATGACGCGCATGAAATATCTGGTGGCAGCAGCCACGTTGAGCCTGTTTTTGGCGGGTTGCTCTGGTTCAAAGGAAGAGGTGCCCGATAATCCGCCTAATGAAATCTACGCGACTGCTCAGCAAAAGCTGCAGGACGGTAACTGGAAACAGGCAATAACGCAATTGGAAGCGTTGGATAACCGCTATCCATTTGGTCCTTATTCTCAGCAGGTGCAGTTAGATCTCATCTACGCCTACTACAAAAACGCCGATCTGCCGCTTGCTCAGGCTGCCATCGATCGTTTTATCCGCCTGAATCCAACTCATCCTAACATTGATTATGTCATGTATATGCGTGGCCTGACCAATATGGCGTTAGATGACAGCGCATTACAAGGGTTCTTTGGTGTTGATCGTAGCGACCGTGACCCTCAGCATGCGCGAGCTGCGTTCAATGACTTTTCGAAACTGGTTCGCGGTTATCCGAACAGCCAGTACACCACCGACGCCACCAAACGTCTGGTGTTCCTGAAAGATCGTCTGGCGAAATATGAGTACTCCGTTGCGGATTATTACACTCAGCGCGGTGCATGGGTTGCCGTGGTTAACCGTGTAGAAGGTATGCTGCGCGACTTCCCGGATACGCAGGCAACGCGTGATGCCCTGCCATTGATGGAAAATGCCTATCGCGAAATGCAGATGACGGCGCAGGCTGACAAAGTGGCGAAGATTATCGCCGCTAACAGCAGCAACACCTGATCGATTTTCAGATGCAAAAACGGCAGCGCGAGCTGCCGTTTTTTTATCCGTTTCGCGTCGTGGCGCTGATGACTTTTGCGTGACGCAACTCATCAAATATGGCCTGCTTTCTGGCTTTCCTCAAGTTAAAAATCACCTCTTCCTGCGATAACTCACAAAAAGGTACCCTTGACAAAAAGTGACAAAATAATGTGATTTAAATCACACATTTTGACATTAGGAACGGTATGCTGGAATCACCAAGACGGGAAAGACAAGAGGTAAAATTTATGACAATGAACATTACCAGTAAACAAATGGAAATTACTCCGGCAATTCGCCAACATGTCGCAGACCGTCTCGCCAAACTTGAAAAATGGCAAACCCATCTCATTAATCCACATATCATTCTGTCCAAGGAGCCACAGGGTTTCATTGCTGATGCCACCATCAATACACCGAACGGACATCTGGTCGCCAGCGCAAAACACGAAGATATGTATACCGCTATTAACGATTTGATCAACAAGCTGGAACGGCAGCTCAATAAAGTGCAGCACAAAGGCGAAGCCCGTCGTGCAACAACTTCAGTAAAAGACGCCAACTTCGTCGAAGCAGAAGAAGAGTAGTCCCTTACATTGAGTGTATCGCCAACGCGCCTTCGGGCGCGTTTTTTGTTGACAGGGTGAAAACAGTACGGGTACTTTACTGACATCACTTAAGGAAACTGATATGAAACACACTCCGTTCTTCTTCGCATTCTTTTTTACCTTCCCCTGAATGGGAGGCTTTCGTCGTGTGAAAAAGAATGCGAAGACGAACAATAAGGCCTCCCACACCGGGGGGCCTTTTTTATTGATAACAATAAAGGCAACACTATGACATCGGAAAACCCATTACTGGCGCTGCGCGATAAAATCAGCGCGCTGGATGCAAAATTACTGGCGTTACTGGCCGAGCGACGTGGGCTGGCAGTTGAAGTCGGCAAAGCCAAGCTCGAATCCCATCGCCCGGTACGGGATATCGACCGCGAGCGCGATCTCCTGGACAGATTGATTACGCTTGGCAAAGCCCATCATCTGGATGCGCACTACATCACCCGCCTTTTTCAACTCATCATCGAAGACTCCGTTCTCACCCAGCAGGCGCTGCTCCAGCAACATCTTAATAAGATCAACCCGCATTCTGCGCGCGTGGCGTTCCTGGGACCAAAAGGCTCTTACTCGCATCTTGCGGCACGCCAGTACGCTGCCCGTCACTTTGAGCAGTTTATTGAGAGCGGTTGTACAAAGTTTGCCGATATCTTTAATCAGGTTGAAACCGGCCAGGCCGATTACGCAGTTGTACCGATTGAAAACACCAGCTCGGGTGGAATTAACGATGTCTACGATCTGCTCCAGCACACCAGTCTCTCCATTGTGGGTGAGATGACGGTGACTATCGATCACTGCGTGCTGGTTTCCGGTACCACGGACCTCGACACCATTGAGACGGTATACAGCCACCCGCAGCCGTTCCAGCAGTGCAGCAAGTTCCTCAGTCGTTATCCGCACTGGAAAATTGAGTACACCGAAAGCACATCCGCCGCAATGGAAAAGGTCGCTCAGGCGAACTCTCCGCACGTTGCTGCGCTCGGAAGCGAAGCCGGTGGCGTGCTGCATGGTTTACAGGTTCTTGAACGTATCGAGGCGAATCAGACGCAAAATATCACGCGTTTCATCGTGCTGGCGCGTAAAGCAATCAATGTTTCTGACCAGGTGCCAGCCAAAACAACGCTGCTGATGGCGACAGGACAACAGGCGGGCGCGCTGGTGGAAGCGCTACTGGTGATGCGTAACCACAATCTGATCATGACCAAACTGGAATCCCGCCCCATACACGGCAATCCGTGGGAAGAGATGTTTTATCTCGACATCCAGGCCAATCTGGAATCCCCACAGATGCAGAAGGCGCTCAAGGAGTTGGGCGAGATTACTCGCTCCATGAAGGTGTTGGGTTGCTATCCCAGTGAGAACGTGGTGCCAGTCGATCCGAGCTAACGTGCAACAAGGCCGGAGGGCGTATGCCTGTCCGGCCTGTTGTTTATGTTGCATAGGCTGGATAAGGCACTTTAGCGGCGCTATCCGGCATAATCCTGCCATTACTGTCGACTGTCATTCGCCTGGCGTAACAGCGTACGACTTTCGCTCTGGAAGCGCTTCGCGTAGTCACCGAACCAGTGCTCCACTTTGCGGAAGCTGTCGATAAACGCCTGTTTATCTCCCTGCTCCAGCAAACTGATCGCTTCGCCAAAACGTTTGTAATAGCGCTTAATCAGTGCCAGATTGCTCTCCGACGACATAATGATATCGGCGTAAAGCTGTGGGTCCTGAGCAAACAGCCGCCCCACCATCGCCAGTTCAAGGCGATAAATCGGAGAAGAGAGCGCCAGCAACTGTTCAAGCTGCACGTTTTCTTCTGCCAGATGTAGACCATAAGCAAAGGTCGCAAAGTGACGAAGCGCCTGAATGAACGCCATGTTCTGATCGTGCTCGACGGCGCTAATACGGTGCAGCCGCGCGCCCCAGACCTGAATCTGCTCCAGGAACCACTGATAAGCTTCCGGATGACGTCCATCGCACCAGACCACCACCTGCTTTGCCAGGCTGCCGCTGTCCGGGCCAAACATCGGGTGCAGACCGAGTACCGGCCCGTCGTGCGCCGCCAGCATTGCCTGTAAAGGACCGTTTTTCACCGACGCCAGATCGACCAGGATACAGTCGGCGGGCAACGGCGGTAATTTTGCGATCACCTGTTCCGTCAGATGGATCGGGACACTCACGATCACCATGCCGGCATCCGCGACGATCTCCTGCGCGCGATCCCAGTCATGCTGTTCGAGGATCCGCACCTGATAACCCGACAGGGTGAGCATTTTCTCGAACAACCGTCCCATCTGACCGCCACCGCCGACAATCACCACCGGGCGCAGCGAAGGACACAGCGTCTTAAACCCTTTATCGTTCTCACTGGAATAGGATTCACGCATCACTCGACGCAGTACGTCTTCAATCAGATCTGGCGGTACGCCGAGCGCTTCCGCTTCGGCTCGGCGCGAAGCCAGCATTGAGGCTTCGCGTTCCGGTACATAAATCGGCAGGCCAAAGCGGCTTTTGACTTCCCCGACCTCTGCCACCAGTTCCAGACGGCGCGCCAGCAAATCCAGCAGCGCCTTGTCTACTTCATCAATTTGATCGCGCAACGCGGTCAATTCAGCAACCATAACGAACCTCTTAAGCCTGGCGCGCCGCCAACTGGCCGTTCAAGTCTTTGTTAATTTCACGCAGTAACGCGTCCGTCATTTCCCAACTGATGCAGGCATCGGTAACGGACACGCCGTACTTCATTTCGCTGCGCGGTTGCTCGGAGGACTGGTTGCCTTCGTGAATATTACTTTCAATCATCAGGCCGATGATTGAGCGGTTGCCATCTTTAATTTGCGCAACCACCGACTCCGCCACGGCAGGCTGACGACGGTAATCTTTATTGGAGTTACCATGACTGCAATCTACCATCAGTGACGGCCGCAGTCCCGCCTGCTCCATCTCTTTTTCGCACTGGGCGACATCTGCCGGGCTGTAGTTAGGCGCTTTGCCGCCGCGCAGGATCACATGCCCGTCCGGGTTGCCCTGGGTTTGCAACAGCGCAACCTGACCTGCCTGGTTAATACCGACAAAACGGTGCGATTGCGCCGCCGCGCGCATGGCGTTGATCGCCGTCGCCAGGCTGCCGTCGGTGCCGTTTTTGAAGCCCACCGGCATCGACAGACCCGATGCCATTTCACGGTGCGTTTGCGATTCCGTGGTACGCGCGCCAATCGCAGACCAGCTAAACAGATCGCCCAGGTACTGCGGGCTGTTCGGATCCAGCGCTTCCGTCGCCAGCGGCAGTCCCATATTGACCAGTTCAAGCAGCAGTTGACGCGCAATTTTCAGACCTGCTTCAACGTCAAAAGAGCCATCCATATGAGGATCGTTAATTAACCCTTTCCAGCCAACGGTAGTACGGGGTTTTTCAAAATAGACGCGCATCACCAGATAGAGGCTATCGCTGACCTCTGCGGCAAGGGCTTTAAATCGACGAGCATATTCCAGGGCCGTTTCAGGATCGTGAATGGAGCACGGACCGCACACCACTAACAGACGCGGATCGCGACCGGCAATGATGTTAGAAATGGTTTTGCGGGACTGGGCGATTTGCGCCTCTTGCGCCAGGCTCAGCGGGAATTCCGCTTTAAGTTGTTCCGGGGTCATCAGAACCTGTTCGTCGGTAATATGTACGTTGTTAAGCGCGTCTTTTTGCATGATGGCGATCCTGTTTTAGCTCGTTTGCGATAGTTTTCCTCAGTGAGGATGACGTAACGATAACACAACGAGTAAAGATATCAATCCAAAATACGTAAACATTGCGTTACAGAATCGACATTTGTTCGATTTAAAGCCCATCATATCGTACATAATAATTTACACACATTTATTGTACGGTCCGCTATGCTTTGAAAAACAGGAGAACGAGCAATGACGAAAAGAGTCAGTATCGCAGTCATTTTTCTGCTTAGTGGCTGCCAGATCGATCCTTACACCCACGCGCCAACATGGACCAGTACCAACTGGTATGACGCCGGTATCGAAGATGCAATTTCCGGCGTTGCGGTTAAAGATAATGAAACGCTGGCCGATAGCTTTAACGACCCGGAGGTGGATCGTTCGCAATACCTCAACGGTTATGCAGAAGGTCAGCGTAAAACCTGTCAGCAAAATTTTGTCTATGCCAGAGGCGTAACGGGGAAAACCTTCCCTGCCAGTTGCGATACCGTAGAAAATGCCAGCCAGTTGCGTGAAGCATGGCAACAAGGTGCCGATGAAAATGCTGGCTCAATACGTCTGAATTAATATTTAGTCAGATTTAGCTTAAGGCGTATACGTTAATCTACAAGGTATAATGACGCTCCGCAAAAATAATGTTATTTTGCTTTAAACAAAACATGGATGTATTTTGATGACTGATAAAAGATGCTGGTGAGGAAATCGTTATGTCCGCTTCTCACCGATGCCTGATGCTGCTGGTGCTCTTACTGGCAGGATCGCCAGTTTTTGCAAATGACATCCCTGATGCGGCGAAGAACGTTCGCACCATGGTCTCTGGCATTGTCAGCTATACGCGCTGGCCTGCCCTCTCAGGGCCACCCAGACTGTGTATTTTCTCGTCTTCCCGGTTCGTCAACGTCCTGGGAGACAGCAGTGATACGTCGCTGCCTTATCAACCTGTTATTATTTACACCGAACAAGAAGCATTAACTGCGCGTTGTGATGGTGTTTATTTCGGCAGCGAATCTCCCACTGCTCAGGTTGAATTAGCGAATAAATATCCGTCTAAGGCGTTGTTATTAATTGCAGAACAGAATGCCGAATGCATTATTGGCAGCACCTTTTGTCTGATTATTAACAATAATGATGTCAGATTCGCCGTTAATCTGGATTCCTTGTCACGCAGTGGCGTAAGAGTCAATCCGGATGTATTGATGCTCGCACGGAATAATAAAAATGGATAAGGATCTTTCCCTAACCCCCCGTCCCACATTTAAGCGAGCGTTGCGACGCATCAACATCACCAGCGTGATCGTGACCATGACGTTGATCTGGCTGCTGCTATGTGTGGCCTCGGTGCTGACGTTAAAACAGTATGCGCAAAGGAACCTCGAGCTCACGGCGGCGACAATGACCCATAGTCTGGAAGCTGCGCTGGTATTCGCCGATGATGCCGCCGCTGCAGAAACGCTGGCCGCGCTCGGCCACCAGGGGCAATTTTCCGCCGCTGAGGTTCGCGACAATAATCAGAATGTCATTGCCTCCTGGCGCTACAACGCGCTGGAGAACGACGATAAGCTAGGGGATTTTATTAGTCACTGGCTCTTTCCCTTCCCCGTCGCCCAGCCCGTCTGGCACAGTGGTGAAATTATCGGTGAAGTTCGACTTACCGCACGCGACAGCTTAATCAGCCACTTCATCTGGCTTTCTCTGGCGGTACTTACCGGGTCGATTCTGCTGGCCTCCGGTATTGCCATTTTGCTGACGCGTCACCTGCACCGTGGTGTGGTTGAGGCGCTGCAAAATATCACCGAGGTGGTGCACGATGTGCGTACCAACCGTAACTTCTCCCGCCGCGTCTCTGAAGAGCGGATTGAAGAGTTCCACAACTTTGCCCAGGACTTCAACAGCCTGCTGGATGAAATGGAAGAGTGGCAGCTGCGTTTGCAGGCCAAAAATGCACAATTATTGCGAACGGCGCTGCACGATCCGCTGACCGGGCTGGCAAACCGGGCGGCGTTCCGGAGCAGCATCAGCGCCCTGATGAACGACAATTCAGCCCGTAGCAGCTCAGCGCTTCTGTTTCTTGATGGCGATAACTTCAAATTTATAAATGATACCTGGGGACATGCCGCAGGCGATCGCGTGCTGATTGAAGTCGCCAGACGACTGGCTGAATTTGGCGGCAACCGCCATATTCCTTATCGCCTCGGCGGAGATGAGTTTGCCGTCGTGCTTTACGGCGTCCATTCAGACTATGAAGTCCAGCGAATCAGCGCCGCGCTGTCACAAGAGTTTAATCGTCCTTTTGACCTGCATAACGGACATTTAGTCAGTATGACACTGAGTATGGGTTACGCGCTGACCTGGGAGCACGCTTCCGCCGAGAAATTACAAGAACTGGCCGATCGTAATATGTATCAGGCTAAACATCAGCGCGCTGTGCGCTCGATAAAATAAAAAAGGAATGCACACATGCTTAAGCGTCTTTTATCTCCATTCATTCTTGCCACGCTACTGCTGGCAGGCTGTCAGGCTCCACAGGGCAAATTCACCCCTGAGCAGATAGCAGCCATGCAATCGTACGGATTTACTGAATCCGCAGGAGACTGGTCCCTGGGGCTTTCCGACACTATCCTGTTTGATAAGAATGACTACAAACTGCGTGCGGAAAGCCAGCAGCAGATTCAGTCGATGGCCGCTCGTCTGGCTTCAGTCGGTCTGAATCATGCGCGTATGGATGGGCATACCGATAACTATGGCGAGGACAGCTACAATGAGGCGTTATCACTCAAGCGCGCCAATGTCGTGGCGGACGCGTGGTCAGAAGGTGCGAAGATTCCGCGCACCAATCTGACCACTCAGGGATTAGGGAAAAAATACCCCATCGCCAGCAACCAGTCGGCGAAAGGTCGCGCTGAAAACCGCCGTGTCGCCGTGGTCATCAGCACGCCTTAGTTCTCAGTCGGCTGGCTGCACGATTCCCGCG
The sequence above is drawn from the Citrobacter amalonaticus genome and encodes:
- the aroF gene encoding 3-deoxy-7-phosphoheptulonate synthase AroF, which encodes MQKDALNNVHITDEQVLMTPEQLKAEFPLSLAQEAQIAQSRKTISNIIAGRDPRLLVVCGPCSIHDPETALEYARRFKALAAEVSDSLYLVMRVYFEKPRTTVGWKGLINDPHMDGSFDVEAGLKIARQLLLELVNMGLPLATEALDPNSPQYLGDLFSWSAIGARTTESQTHREMASGLSMPVGFKNGTDGSLATAINAMRAAAQSHRFVGINQAGQVALLQTQGNPDGHVILRGGKAPNYSPADVAQCEKEMEQAGLRPSLMVDCSHGNSNKDYRRQPAVAESVVAQIKDGNRSIIGLMIESNIHEGNQSSEQPRSEMKYGVSVTDACISWEMTDALLREINKDLNGQLAARQA
- a CDS encoding DUF2799 domain-containing protein: MTKRVSIAVIFLLSGCQIDPYTHAPTWTSTNWYDAGIEDAISGVAVKDNETLADSFNDPEVDRSQYLNGYAEGQRKTCQQNFVYARGVTGKTFPASCDTVENASQLREAWQQGADENAGSIRLN
- a CDS encoding YfiR family protein, encoding MSASHRCLMLLVLLLAGSPVFANDIPDAAKNVRTMVSGIVSYTRWPALSGPPRLCIFSSSRFVNVLGDSSDTSLPYQPVIIYTEQEALTARCDGVYFGSESPTAQVELANKYPSKALLLIAEQNAECIIGSTFCLIINNNDVRFAVNLDSLSRSGVRVNPDVLMLARNNKNG
- the dgcN gene encoding diguanylate cyclase DgcN, with translation MDKDLSLTPRPTFKRALRRINITSVIVTMTLIWLLLCVASVLTLKQYAQRNLELTAATMTHSLEAALVFADDAAAAETLAALGHQGQFSAAEVRDNNQNVIASWRYNALENDDKLGDFISHWLFPFPVAQPVWHSGEIIGEVRLTARDSLISHFIWLSLAVLTGSILLASGIAILLTRHLHRGVVEALQNITEVVHDVRTNRNFSRRVSEERIEEFHNFAQDFNSLLDEMEEWQLRLQAKNAQLLRTALHDPLTGLANRAAFRSSISALMNDNSARSSSALLFLDGDNFKFINDTWGHAAGDRVLIEVARRLAEFGGNRHIPYRLGGDEFAVVLYGVHSDYEVQRISAALSQEFNRPFDLHNGHLVSMTLSMGYALTWEHASAEKLQELADRNMYQAKHQRAVRSIK
- a CDS encoding OmpA family protein — its product is MLKRLLSPFILATLLLAGCQAPQGKFTPEQIAAMQSYGFTESAGDWSLGLSDTILFDKNDYKLRAESQQQIQSMAARLASVGLNHARMDGHTDNYGEDSYNEALSLKRANVVADAWSEGAKIPRTNLTTQGLGKKYPIASNQSAKGRAENRRVAVVISTP